TTTTTTGAGAACTCTAGAAAGAAAActaaattttgttatttttttcaaagaaaacTACTCTAAAATCTTTAgagttacttaatttttatattttaacaattatattaaaatttgcttatctttttatttcatctattaaatagattttttaagaattctcgaaagaaaaataaattttgttatatttttttaaagaaaattaatctAAAATCTTTAgagttacttaatttttatattttaacaattatattaaaatttgctTCTCTTCTCATTTCATTTCgtctattaaataaatttttcaaaaattctaaggagaaaaataagtcttattaaaaggagaaatacccaaaatttttatagttactttaattaactaattaatttttatattttaacaattatattaaaatttacttctcTTTTTATTTCGACTATTAAATGGATTTTTCATTTATTCACAAAGCCTTTAATTGTTTAAAGGCTGAATTGCCTAAATAGACTATTTTGAACCTCCACTTCAAACAAAatcttaaataaatatcaaataaaaatttttattttatcaaaattcaatataatatatatagacAACCTTTAAATAGATAAGATCTTATTACCTATCGTTTCACtaaaatacattttttaaaattatttattgatttaaatattaaaaattttatccaccaaaataatatgatatttttattattttacaaatCCAAACTCAGCAttaaatattagatttaaaattagataaatttagtttaaaatcaaaatataattgatatcagaattttttttaatttaacagattagtttaatatttttatttaaatacatttttctagtttacttttattttttaaagtaactATTAAACTACACCAAAACCCGAAACCAACCACACagaattttgtgattttttatttttaaaaataataaaaattaaattgttagaTTATACAAACTGTAGaactcaaaataaaaattaaaaagaaaaaaattctaTAACGCATTTTAATTTCCCGTGAATCAGATCTAATTCGAACCGGTGGCCGTTTCTACAATTCAGGATTTTTGCTCTTTTTTCGAAAGAGGAAATTGcctaaaaagggaaaaaattgAGACGTTAGACATAGAAAGGCATTAGCATGAAAGCGGGaggaaattcaaatttgaaattcaaaaaaaattattttcctttgCATTTTTCCAATTAAATTAATCACATTTTTTGTTAACGATATTCACCATTTGCCCCACTGACTCTCTTATATTTACGTTTTTGTCCCCTCTTTATCAAAACCGATATATTCTCCACCATTTCTCACTAGCTCTCCATCTCTCTCTATAAGGTATGAAATTCCCTTTGCCATTTTTCCTATACTGATCAATCCAGTAGTGATTTCTTCGAATCTTTTGATCTCCATCTCTGTTTCTTCTCTGATATTCGTTCATTTTCACAGATCAATCATAAAAATCAGAAGAAACTCAAACAACTGATTTGAAAGTGGAATTTGATAGAAACTAAAAGTCCTAGTAGGATAGAAAATGGGTCAGATCCAGTATTCCGAGAAGTATTTCGATGATACTTACGAGTACAGGTATATTGATCATTTCAATGATACTTACGAGTATTCATTGTTTTGGGTGATAATTCTGTTGTCAATTGTTTCTGTATAGGCATGTGGTGCTCCCTCCTGAAGTGGCAAAGCTACTCCCAAAGAATCGTCTTCTCACTGAAGTAAGTTTAATTAGGGTTTTCTATGGTGCTTTTGACTCTTCCTTAATAGGTTATggttttcattatttatttgaattttgcgGTTGATTAGGGAATGCTGATCTTTTACATGAGTTTTTGtgttatttgagttttctttcttcatttttttgggGAGGTTGGGGTGGAGGTGGGGTGTTGATTGTTCTTAATTGCAATCTAATTAGATCAAAGTGAAGAGAGAAGGGGAAAAAATCTGGGTTTTGGTTTTTGGTACTTAATTCCATCTTTCAGAAGAATGAATGTAgggttaaaaattaatatttgggGGAAAAATCAATTCATATTGCGTATGAACTGGAACTAAGATATGAATGGAGAACAATAAATAATGTGATTCAGGAGAACATGGAAAAGTTATTGAATGTGGAATTTTAGGAGTATGGGTTTTCATTTTATCATCCTCCCTGTCATTCTGTTACTCTACATTTGGTTTTGAATCACATGTTCACATTGAGTGAATTCAAGGTGTTTTATAGGCAGTGTTCCTTGATAATTTCAAGGTGTTTCTTTGCACTGTGTGTATGGTGTTCATAAGCATTTAAGTGTTGAAATACTTAGAAATTTTGTTTTTAGTGGTTGTGGTATTTGTTCATGCAGAATGAATGGCGTGCTATAGGTGTTCAGCAGAGCCGTGGTTGGGTCCACTATGCAATTCATCGCCCTGAACCACATATCATGCTCTTCAGGAGGCCCTTGAACTATCAGCAGCAGCAGGAGAATCAAGCTCAGCAAAATTTGCTTGCTAAGTGATCAGCTTTGCCTCCTTGGTGGAAAATATAATACAAAATACTTTGGTTTATGCTCTGTAAACGTTATGAAATATGGCTAATTTGGAATTTTCTAGTGTTCTGTTGTAATTCTCTCCTTGGGAGAATTTTATTCTGCTCTCTTGCTTCTTCCTTTTTTAACCTAACCTTGAAGATGTCTTGGTTTTACTGACTTGTTGGCTTGTTGATTAGATGAATGATACTTGTGTGTTGGATGTCATTGATCCTAAACTAATGGTAGATTTTCATAGATGGTGTTTGTTATTATCTTGTAGCATGTGATTCTGGTTAGTCACTTCTGTCTTTCTCACTAGTTTATGGTTTTTCCATACTGTGgaataaattatgaaatattgAACTTTGGGAACTGATTCAATATAGCCGTTGAAACTATTGATCCTCAAGATACTACTCCCCCCTCAATATTAAACTCTTTTGATTTTACACAAAGTTGAGAACCCTTTCAATAATAAACtcttttgattttataaaatacattaatattttaattgagtgaATTTAAAGTGAACATAAACTAATGAATTCTCTAAACATTTAGAAATTTGATAGTAATTGTTCCTATACAAAGTTGTTTATCATATTCTCATGCCAATGCCATCTAAAGCTCCACTTGATTTCATTGCTTAAAACTCGagttaaaattttggatttgacAGTATTATGATAAATACTTTATTAGTAGATTATTATTTTACTAGAAAATAAATAACTGTTatttcagaaacagtcaaattAGTAGCAAATGTTAGATTAAAGGTTCTAGCTTTCAATCTTGGAAGTTTTGTTCATCTTGGTCTTGTCAGTtgcatatgttttctaaagttTTGTTTGGTTGACTTTCCCTGTCTGTTGCACAAGGGTagctatttttcttttctgttgtGGTCTTGTTGGGTTCGATGCTATCGGTGATAGATCCTCTCTCCTCATCGGTTGGTAGTCTTGGGTCTTTGGTCTCGTTGCTCTTGTCAACAGTTATTGGTGCTTTCACATCGAGGGGTTGCAGTTTTGCTCTATGGGGGGAGTTTCTTGACGTCGGTTCAATTTCCTTTGCTAAGTGGAAGTCTTGCTTGTTGTGTTAGTGCGCAAGTGGTGGAACTGAAACCTCCGGGGAATTGCTGTGTTTCTTCTTAGATGTAAATAAATCTCGTCGAGcggaatttaaaaaatcaaacttgatttattaaaatttttttaactcaaattttattattttaaattcgagtagagttttaataaattttatattggcTCGATTTATTAATtgagtttaaataaattgagtttttattaaatttgct
This sequence is a window from Manihot esculenta cultivar AM560-2 chromosome 4, M.esculenta_v8, whole genome shotgun sequence. Protein-coding genes within it:
- the LOC110613210 gene encoding cyclin-dependent kinases regulatory subunit 1 isoform X1 → MGQIQYSEKYFDDTYEYRHVVLPPEVAKLLPKNRLLTEWLWYLFMQNEWRAIGVQQSRGWVHYAIHRPEPHIMLFRRPLNYQQQQENQAQQNLLAK
- the LOC110613210 gene encoding cyclin-dependent kinases regulatory subunit 1 isoform X2; the protein is MGQIQYSEKYFDDTYEYRHVVLPPEVAKLLPKNRLLTENEWRAIGVQQSRGWVHYAIHRPEPHIMLFRRPLNYQQQQENQAQQNLLAK